From Proteiniborus ethanoligenes, a single genomic window includes:
- the miaB gene encoding tRNA (N6-isopentenyl adenosine(37)-C2)-methylthiotransferase MiaB: MIDCIKKYSIVTWGCQMNEHDSEKMSGILESLGYESTNIKEEADLIIFNTCLVRENAELKVYGNLGELKALKRDKPDLIIGICGCMMQKEEIRDFIKDKYRFVDIIFGTHNIHKLPELLANHNLTTRMIIDVWEDGGNIIEGIPAKRKYDYKAFVNIMYGCNNFCSYCIVPYTRGREKSREANDIVKEIKMLANEGCKEVTLLGQNVNSYGKSLESKTTFAELLYLINDIEGIERIRFMTSHPKDLSDELIYAIRDCDKVCEHIHLPFQAGSDRILKLMNRKYTKSQYLNLIEKIKSEIPDISLTTDIIVGFPGETEEDFLETIDVVKKVKFDSAFTFLYSIREGTPAANMDNQISDEIKHERLKKLLEVLNPISNENNLKLLDTVQEVLVEDTSKTDDTVLSGRTRTNKLVHFKGEKSLIGKIVNVHIVNTKTWTLEGNVISKK, translated from the coding sequence ATGATAGATTGCATTAAGAAGTATTCAATAGTTACCTGGGGTTGTCAGATGAATGAACATGACTCTGAAAAAATGTCTGGAATATTAGAATCATTAGGATATGAGAGCACAAATATTAAAGAAGAAGCTGATTTAATTATTTTTAATACCTGTTTAGTTAGAGAAAATGCAGAATTGAAGGTTTATGGTAATTTAGGAGAGTTAAAGGCTCTAAAAAGAGATAAGCCTGATTTAATAATTGGTATATGCGGCTGCATGATGCAAAAAGAGGAAATACGTGATTTTATAAAAGATAAGTATAGATTTGTAGATATAATATTTGGGACTCATAATATTCATAAACTTCCTGAATTATTAGCTAATCATAATTTAACTACTAGGATGATAATAGATGTATGGGAAGATGGAGGCAATATTATTGAAGGAATACCTGCAAAAAGAAAATACGATTATAAAGCTTTTGTGAATATTATGTATGGTTGCAATAATTTTTGTAGCTACTGTATAGTTCCTTATACTAGAGGAAGAGAAAAAAGTAGGGAAGCAAATGATATTGTTAAAGAAATTAAAATGCTTGCTAATGAAGGATGTAAAGAGGTAACCCTTTTAGGTCAAAACGTTAATTCCTATGGGAAATCCTTAGAATCCAAAACTACTTTTGCGGAACTATTGTATTTGATTAATGATATAGAAGGTATAGAAAGAATAAGATTTATGACTTCACATCCTAAGGATTTATCTGATGAACTTATATATGCAATCAGAGATTGTGATAAGGTTTGTGAGCATATTCATTTGCCATTCCAAGCAGGTAGCGATAGAATTCTAAAGCTTATGAATAGAAAATATACTAAGAGCCAATATTTAAATTTAATTGAGAAAATTAAAAGTGAGATACCAGATATCTCTTTAACTACAGATATAATAGTTGGATTTCCAGGAGAAACTGAAGAAGATTTCTTAGAAACCATCGATGTAGTCAAAAAAGTTAAATTCGACTCTGCCTTTACTTTCTTATACTCTATAAGAGAAGGAACTCCAGCTGCTAACATGGATAACCAAATTTCTGATGAAATTAAGCATGAAAGACTAAAGAAGCTTTTAGAAGTTTTGAATCCTATAAGTAACGAAAATAATTTAAAGCTATTAGATACAGTTCAAGAAGTTTTAGTAGAAGATACTAGTAAAACAGATGATACTGTTTTAAGCGGAAGAACTAGAACAAATAAACTAGTGCATTTTAAAGGAGAAAAAAGCTTAATTGGGAAAATAGTCAATGTTCATATTGTTAATACAAAAACTTGGACATTAGAAGGCAATGTAATAAGTAAGAAATAG
- a CDS encoding MerR family transcriptional regulator has translation MYDTEREFTISEVSELTGYPAHVIRYYEKEFELEIPRNSANHRYYTYKELEIYNYIKALQEKGFSNKQIKLIMSSPEILVSNGETAVTTITKKEADIVPNYTEICCMFKEMISDELKPILLEKEDMNLSVISELRDEIVQLRREISSKERDVLICENIKLKMKVKEKSYEVVELKDRLKREQETSRGIFNKIFSRK, from the coding sequence ATGTACGATACAGAAAGAGAATTTACGATTTCTGAAGTTTCTGAGCTAACTGGATATCCGGCGCATGTAATTAGGTATTATGAAAAGGAGTTTGAGCTAGAAATACCTAGAAATAGTGCAAATCATAGGTATTATACTTATAAAGAATTAGAGATTTATAATTACATAAAAGCACTGCAGGAAAAAGGATTTTCAAATAAGCAGATAAAATTAATAATGAGTTCTCCTGAAATATTAGTATCCAATGGTGAAACTGCTGTAACAACCATAACTAAAAAAGAAGCTGATATTGTTCCAAACTATACAGAAATCTGTTGCATGTTCAAAGAAATGATTTCGGATGAACTAAAACCTATTTTACTTGAAAAAGAAGATATGAATTTAAGTGTTATTAGTGAGCTTAGAGACGAAATAGTACAATTAAGGCGTGAAATCAGCAGTAAAGAAAGAGATGTTTTAATATGTGAAAATATAAAACTTAAAATGAAAGTTAAAGAAAAATCATATGAGGTAGTTGAATTAAAGGATAGGTTAAAAAGAGAACAAGAAACTAGTAGAGGAATTTTTAACAAAATATTTAGTAGAAAGTAA
- a CDS encoding M42 family metallopeptidase — protein MKFNGELLKKLVDAFSPSGDERIVAEIIKDEIKSYVDEIIIDSLGNLIAHKKGNGKKVMVAAHMDQIGLLITDIDEKGFLRFTNIGGISPYISYGQRVVFKNGRIGIVYAESMDDMSKLKLENMYIDIGVNSREEAEKRIGIGDTCVYISQYYEDENNVISGCLDDRIGCYVLIEALKDLKNVENDIYFVFTTQEEVGLRGAKTSAYRIDPDFGIAVDITGSGDTPKAKRLAVGLNKGAAIKVKDNSIIVNPKIKDFMVEVAKENNIPYQLEVLEYGGTDSGAINLTKEGVPTGAISIPTRYAHSGSETISKNDVNNCIKLLTGILNKKIEF, from the coding sequence ATGAAATTTAATGGGGAATTATTAAAAAAACTAGTTGATGCTTTTTCTCCCTCTGGCGATGAAAGGATAGTTGCTGAGATTATTAAAGATGAAATAAAGAGTTATGTTGACGAAATAATAATTGATAGTTTAGGAAATCTTATTGCACATAAAAAGGGAAATGGAAAAAAAGTCATGGTCGCTGCTCACATGGATCAAATTGGCTTATTAATAACTGACATTGATGAGAAGGGATTTTTAAGATTTACTAATATTGGTGGTATTTCACCATACATATCTTATGGTCAGCGTGTAGTATTTAAGAATGGAAGAATTGGGATCGTATATGCTGAAAGTATGGATGACATGAGTAAGCTAAAATTAGAAAACATGTATATTGATATTGGCGTAAATTCAAGAGAAGAAGCAGAAAAAAGAATCGGTATTGGAGACACTTGTGTATATATATCACAATATTATGAAGATGAGAATAATGTTATTTCAGGTTGTCTAGATGATAGAATAGGCTGTTACGTGTTGATTGAAGCGTTGAAAGATCTAAAAAATGTAGAAAATGATATTTATTTTGTTTTCACTACACAGGAAGAAGTAGGATTAAGAGGTGCAAAAACCTCTGCATATAGGATAGATCCCGATTTCGGCATTGCAGTGGATATTACGGGCTCAGGTGATACGCCAAAAGCAAAAAGACTTGCAGTAGGTCTAAATAAAGGAGCTGCTATTAAAGTAAAGGATAATAGCATAATTGTAAATCCGAAAATAAAGGATTTTATGGTAGAGGTTGCAAAAGAAAACAATATACCTTATCAGCTAGAAGTTTTAGAATATGGCGGAACAGATTCTGGTGCTATTAATCTTACAAAAGAAGGTGTTCCAACAGGTGCAATATCAATTCCTACTAGATATGCCCACAGTGGTAGTGAAACCATATCTAAGAATGATGTTAATAATTGTATAAAGTTACTGACAGGTATACTTAATAAAAAAATTGAATTTTAA
- a CDS encoding M42 family metallopeptidase produces the protein MLLKKLTEACGVSGNEKEVRELIINEIKDYVDDIQVDRIGNIIAYKKGTMDSPKIMIAAHMDEVGLMVTKIEESGLIRFTNVGGIDQRVLVSKPVLVGKKKINGVIGAKPFHLQKRSEWKKALGYKELYVDIGVNNKEEAEKLVSIGDYISFASNYVEFGDNLVKAKALDDRVGCSILIDLLKTERKLSIYGVFTVMEEIGLVGAGPAAYRIGPDIGIVLEGTTCSDVPEIEGHLQATELGKGPAISIMDRTTIFNREFRSFIIDIAQKNNIPFQLRKTSFGGNDSGKIHLTKEGSITATISVPCRYIHSPISVMNKEDFNNASKLLGLLIENLEKGGFNNEI, from the coding sequence ATGCTATTAAAAAAGCTTACAGAAGCTTGTGGCGTTTCAGGAAATGAAAAAGAAGTCAGAGAGCTAATTATTAATGAAATAAAGGATTATGTTGATGATATCCAAGTAGATAGAATAGGTAATATTATTGCATATAAAAAGGGTACTATGGATTCACCTAAAATAATGATAGCTGCACATATGGATGAAGTTGGTTTAATGGTTACAAAGATTGAAGAAAGTGGACTTATAAGGTTCACAAATGTAGGAGGAATTGATCAAAGAGTTCTTGTTTCAAAACCTGTTTTGGTAGGTAAGAAAAAGATAAATGGTGTAATTGGTGCTAAACCATTTCATTTACAAAAAAGAAGTGAATGGAAAAAAGCTTTGGGGTATAAGGAACTATATGTAGACATAGGAGTAAATAATAAAGAAGAAGCTGAAAAGCTTGTTAGCATAGGAGATTATATTTCTTTTGCAAGTAATTATGTAGAATTTGGAGATAATTTAGTAAAAGCAAAGGCTTTAGATGATAGAGTTGGTTGTAGTATATTAATAGACCTTCTTAAAACAGAAAGAAAACTATCTATTTATGGTGTTTTTACTGTAATGGAAGAGATAGGCTTAGTTGGAGCTGGTCCAGCTGCATATAGGATAGGACCAGATATTGGAATAGTTCTAGAAGGAACCACTTGCTCTGATGTTCCAGAAATAGAAGGACATTTACAAGCTACAGAACTAGGAAAAGGGCCAGCCATTTCTATTATGGATAGAACAACAATATTTAACAGAGAATTCAGGAGCTTTATTATAGATATTGCACAAAAAAACAACATACCTTTTCAGCTAAGAAAAACTTCTTTTGGTGGAAATGATTCTGGAAAAATACACTTAACAAAGGAAGGTTCAATAACTGCAACGATTTCAGTTCCGTGTAGGTATATTCATTCACCTATTAGTGTGATGAATAAAGAGGATTTTAATAATGCAAGTAAGCTTTTAGGTTTATTAATTGAAAATCTTGAAAAAGGAGGCTTTAATAATGAAATTTAA
- a CDS encoding M42 family metallopeptidase, translating to MEVYDLLKLLCEESGVSGHENHVADKIIKAFSNYTDEVYTDKIGNVMAVKKGENSSSRIKIMIAAHMDEIGLMVKDIDEKGFIRFTTIGGIDPRTLLAQEVIVHGKKNIFGVIGAKPPHLQDETERETAVKTEDLTIDVGFSKEQLEGLVDIGDTITINRDIVKLQGNYISGKALDDRAGIAAMYECAKELMCFKHEAEVYFVSTVQEEVGVRGATVSTYSINPDIGIAIDVGFGSSPDIPKEYTLDMGKGPGITIGGNIHPKLRERLTETAKSYNIPYQFEIDPGPTGTDARAIQITRCGVPTLLISLPLRYMHTSIETINIEDIKMTAKLLARFIYDISQESLEGLLCY from the coding sequence TTGGAGGTTTATGATTTATTAAAGCTTTTATGTGAAGAGTCAGGAGTATCTGGACATGAAAACCATGTTGCAGATAAAATTATTAAGGCTTTTAGTAACTATACAGATGAAGTCTATACAGATAAAATTGGAAATGTAATGGCAGTTAAAAAAGGCGAAAATAGCTCTAGTAGAATTAAAATAATGATTGCTGCTCATATGGATGAAATAGGATTGATGGTTAAGGACATTGATGAAAAAGGCTTTATTAGGTTTACTACAATAGGTGGCATAGATCCAAGAACTCTGTTGGCACAAGAAGTTATTGTTCATGGGAAGAAAAATATATTTGGAGTCATTGGGGCAAAGCCTCCTCACTTACAGGATGAAACTGAGAGAGAAACTGCAGTTAAAACTGAGGATTTAACTATTGATGTTGGATTCTCAAAAGAACAGCTTGAAGGCTTAGTAGATATAGGAGATACTATAACAATTAATAGAGATATTGTTAAACTACAAGGTAATTATATAAGCGGAAAAGCATTAGACGATAGGGCCGGCATCGCAGCCATGTATGAATGTGCAAAGGAACTAATGTGCTTCAAGCATGAGGCTGAAGTTTATTTTGTTTCAACTGTACAAGAAGAAGTTGGTGTAAGAGGTGCAACAGTAAGCACATATAGTATAAATCCTGATATAGGTATTGCAATAGATGTTGGATTTGGTTCTTCTCCAGATATACCTAAAGAATATACTTTAGATATGGGTAAGGGACCAGGGATAACTATTGGAGGGAATATTCATCCAAAACTAAGAGAAAGACTTACAGAAACGGCGAAATCATATAATATCCCATATCAGTTTGAAATAGATCCAGGCCCTACTGGTACAGACGCAAGAGCTATACAAATTACAAGATGCGGCGTTCCTACATTGCTGATTTCTTTACCTTTAAGATATATGCATACCTCAATTGAAACAATTAATATTGAAGATATCAAAATGACTGCAAAGTTGTTAGCTAGATTTATATATGATATTTCTCAAGAAAGCTTGGAGGGATTATTATGCTATTAA
- a CDS encoding CheR family methyltransferase translates to MDKYEQFKKQVYSLVGIDLSSYKEKQMKRRIQSLLSRNNYKDFDDYFEGLKKDNRLLDEFINYLTINVSEFFRNPTQWDVLEKEILPELIKNNRKLNLWSSACSTGEEPYTLAMLLTKYFDLKDIKIKATDIDLGAIEKAKMGVYSEKSLQNVPKEFVHKYFEKVGNSYKIHQSIKDCVEFKRLDLLQDRYPDNCQLILCRNVLIYFTEEAKVDIYKKFNESLSTDGILFVGSTEQIIMPDRYNFKPAKTFFYKRIT, encoded by the coding sequence ATGGACAAGTATGAACAATTTAAAAAACAGGTTTATTCACTAGTGGGAATAGACTTATCAAGTTACAAAGAAAAACAAATGAAACGGAGAATTCAATCCCTTTTATCGAGAAACAATTACAAGGATTTTGATGATTATTTCGAAGGACTAAAGAAGGACAATAGATTACTTGACGAGTTCATAAATTATTTAACAATAAATGTATCTGAATTTTTTCGAAATCCTACTCAATGGGATGTATTGGAAAAGGAAATACTTCCTGAACTAATAAAAAATAATCGTAAGCTTAACTTATGGAGTAGTGCCTGCTCAACTGGAGAGGAGCCTTATACTCTAGCAATGCTTCTTACTAAATATTTTGATTTAAAGGATATTAAAATTAAGGCTACGGATATTGATTTGGGAGCAATAGAAAAAGCTAAAATGGGAGTATACAGCGAAAAGAGCCTTCAAAATGTCCCCAAAGAATTTGTACATAAATATTTTGAAAAAGTGGGGAACAGCTATAAAATACATCAATCAATCAAAGATTGTGTAGAATTTAAACGCTTAGACTTACTTCAAGATAGGTATCCTGATAATTGTCAGCTTATTCTATGTAGAAATGTGTTAATTTATTTTACTGAGGAAGCTAAAGTAGATATATATAAAAAGTTTAATGAATCACTTAGTACTGACGGAATATTATTTGTTGGGAGCACAGAACAAATAATTATGCCAGACAGATATAATTTTAAACCAGCAAAAACATTTTTTTATAAAAGAATTACCTAA